Part of the Kitasatospora sp. NBC_00374 genome is shown below.
TCAGCCCGGTGCCGTGCAGTGCGGCGGCGGCCTCCGCGTGCCCGGCCACGGTGTCGTGGTCGGTCAGCGCGACCACGTCCAGCCCGGCGGCCACCGCGGCCGCGACCAGCTCGGCCGGGCTGTCGGTGCCGTCGGAGGCGTTGCTGTGGGCGTGCAGGTCGATGCGCACGGGCTGGACTCCTGTGGGTCGGGGTGGCCCCAGGATAGTGAGGTGCCGCGCGGGCCCGGACGCGCTGCCCGTGCCGTCCGCCCGCGCGCTAGCCGAGCAGCCGCGGGGAGAGGGCGCCGCAGGGCAGCAGGCCGAGCTCGGCGCCCGCGTCCCGCAGGTCGGTGAGGACCAGCTCGTCGTGCATCAGCAGGGCGGACTGCTCGGGCCAGGCGATCGCCCAGAGCCAGAGGCCGCGTGCCTCGCCGACGTACACCGCGCGGTCCGGCGGGGCCTCCGGCACGTGGAACATCGGGGTGGGCCGGCCGGCCGCCATCAGCTTGGCGTCGGCTGGCTTGTAGAGCGAGACGGAGTCGCCCGGGTCCGGGCCGGGCAGGCCCGCGTACCGGGCGCCGAGGCCGACCCCCAGCTCCTCCGCGACCAGGATCAGCTCGCCGAAGCCGCCCAGTGGGGCCGGGCCCGAACAGGCCACCGCGGTGGCCCGGGCGCCCGAGAGGTCGTCGCCCGCGTGCGAGATGCCGGTGAAGAGCCAGCCGACCGGCAGCGGCCACGGCAGCCAGACCGGGACCTGGGAGCGGGCGACGGCGACGCCCAGTGCCTCCACGCTGGGGGGCAGCACCGGCTGCATCGGGTGCACGGCGCCGTGCTGGTCGCACTGCCAGGTGTCGGAGAACAGGCCGGGGGCGCGGACCCGACCGGCGCACCTCGGGCAGCTTGGCTCGCCCCTCATAGCCGACAACGGTCCTCCCTCCGGTCCGCCGCGTCAAGGACGGTCACCCGTACGTGGTGCGTCGCGCGTGGTGCCTCGCGCCGACCGGCGGGTGCGGCCGACGGCGGGTGCGGCCTCGGTAGGGCATGTCCCGCGGGCCGCGGTGCCAAACACCCGGCTGGTCGGGGGTGGGGCCGGAACGCACTGACGCCCCGTCATCCACCGGTGTGGGGAGGACGGGGCGTCAGCCGGGTATCGGAACGTCGGACGCGGCCCGGGCCGGTCCGGCTCCGCTCAGATCGCCTTGCACGGTCGGATGTAGAGACGCTCGCCGGTCAGCGCGGCGGCCTTCACGTACTCGCTGACGGTCTCGGCGTCGGCGATCAGGCGGTCGGTGGCGGCGCCCTGGGCGTCGTCCAGTCGGAGGATCTCGAAGCGCATGGGCCTCTCCCTTCCTGGCCCCGGCGGGCGGGGCGTCGTCGGCTGAGGCTGGCTCAGCCCTGGCTGGGTCGGTCGTCCGGTCGGTGCTGTCGGTGCCCGCATCGCTCCCCCGTCGGCAGTGGTGCTCCGGAGGCGCCGGCCGTGGAGCTGTGGCCTCAGTGACCACAGTGCAGGGCCGGTGCTTCCAAACGGTTGCCTGTCCGTAAAGTCCCGGTTTCGGGTGACTCTCGTCGTTGAGGTCTCGGATCGGCCAACGGGGTGGGCGGGCGCACTGATTCCCGGACAGAATCAAATATTACCCGAGCTAACGACTTTTGTCGCGTGGATTGTGGCGAGCCGGTGGATCCGGCGTGCCGGGTGGGGCGTGCGGGGCTGGTGTGAGGGTCGGTTCAGGGCGGGTTCAGGGCTGCGCCAAGGCCGACACAGGGCCGACACAGGGCTGGCGCAGGGCCGGTGCCGGCCGGCCGTGGTGCGGGCCGGGCCGGGTCAGCCCCAGAACGCCGCCAGGGCGGCGGCCGTCACGGCGGGCTGCTCCGCGTTGGGGGAGTGCCCGGCTCCCTCCACCGCGACCCGTCGGGCGCCCAGACGCCGCGCCATTCCGGCCTGCTCGTCCACCGGCCAGGCGTAGTCCTGGACCCCGGAGAGGACCAGCTTCGGCAGCTCCACCGCGGCCAGCTCGGCCACCCGGTCCGGCGCCGAGATCAGATGGGCGCCCATGGCGGCCAGTGCCTGCGGGACGTTGGCCAGCCAGCGGCGGTGCAGGAAGTCGGCGATCTCCGGGCGCGGCGGGACGGCCTGGGCCTTCTCCATCTGCTGCATCACCTGCCAGATCGGCTCCAGCTCCATCGTGGCCAGCGCGTCCACCAGGAGCTTGGTGCGGGCGGCCTCGGCCGGGTCGATGGCGCCCGGACCGGTCGACAGCAGGGTGAGCGAGGCCCAGGGCAGCGGGCCGTCGGCGGCCAGGACGGCCTCCCGGACCACCTGGCCGCCGAAGGAGTGGCCCAGCAGGTGCAGTGGCCCACCATCGGTCAGGGCCGCGGTCAGGGCGTGCACGTCCCGGCCCAGCTCGGCCACCGCGTAGGCGTCCGGGTCGGCCGGGCCGCCGGTCTCGTACTGGCCGCGCTGGTCGATCGCCGCGATGCGGTAGCCGGCCTCGGCGAGCGGCTCCAGGAGGGCGATGAAGTCCTCCTTGCTGCCGGTGAAACCGGGCACCAGCAGCGCCGTGCCCCGGACCGGGCCGGCCGGTTCGGCCAGCAGCGCGGCGAACTCCCCGCGCGCGGTGGGGAGCCGCAGCGCCCGGGCGCAGCCGGGCAGCGTCAGGAACGGCGGGGTGCTCATCGGTGCGGGCTCCTCCGGGACCGGGGCGGGGTTCCGAGCTTAGGCCCTGCGGGGGTGCGGGCCCGTGCACACCTGACGCACCCGGTGGATGAAAAGCCGCCGGGCGGGCCGGATCAGAGCTGATCCGGCCCGCCCGGGCGCTGTGCTGGGTGAGGCTCAGCCCTCCGGCGTGGCCTCGACCGGCTCCGCGACCTTGCGGGCGCGGGTGCGGCGGCGCGGAGCGGCCTCGGCGGGCTCGCCCTCCTGGGCGGGGATGCTCACGACGGCCTCGGCGGCCGGTGCGGCCGCCGCGGTCTTGCGCGCCCGGGTGCGGCGCGGGGCCGGGGCCTCGGCGGCGGGAGCGGCCTCGGCCGGGGTCTCCACCGCGGCCTTCGGCTCCGCGACCTTGCGGGCGCGGGTCCGGCGGCGGGGCGCGGCCTCGGCCTCGGCCTCGGCGGCCGCGGCGTCGACCACGGCCTCGGCCGCCTCGACGACGGCCTCGGCGGCCTTGCGGGTGCGGGTCCGGCGCGGGGCCGCGACCGCCTCGACCGGGGCCTCGGCGACCGGGGCCGCCTCGACCGGGGCCGCGACCGCGGCAGCGGCCTCGACGGCCGGCTCCGCGGCCTTGCGGGCACGGGTGCGGGTCCGGCGCGGGGCCGGGGCCTCGGTGGCGGCGGTGGCCTCGACCGGAACGGCCTCGACCACGGCGGCCGCGGTCTCGACCACGGCCGTGCCGGCCGCCGCCTCGGCGGGGCGGGCGCCGCCGCGGGTGCGGCGACGCTCCCGCTGCTTGCGGGCGGGGCGCTCGGCGGCCTCGGGCTCGGGGGCCGCGACCGCCGGGCCGCCGCTGCGACCACCGCGCGGGCGACCGCCGCCGGCGTTGCCGCCGCGGGCGCCGCGACCGCCGGTCTCGCCGAGGTCCTCGACCTCCTCGGCGTTCAGGCCGGCCCGGGTGCGCTCGGAGCGCGGCAGCACGCCGGTGGTGCCCGGGGCGATCTTCAGCAGCTCGTAGAGGTGGGCGGAGGTGGAGTAGGTCTCCTCCGGCTCCGGGAACTTGAGGTCCAGCGCCTTGTTGATCAGCTGCCAGCGCGGGATGTCGTCCCAGTCGACCAGCGTGACCGCGGTGCCGGAGGCCCCGGCCCGGCCGGTGCGGCCGATGCGGTGCAGGTAGGTCTTCTCGTCCTCGGGGCACTGGTAGTTGATGACGTGCGTGACGCCCTCGACGTCGATGCCGCGGGCGGCGACGTCGGTGCAGACCAGCACGTCGACCTTGCCGCTGCGGAAGGCCCGCAGGGCCTGCTCGCGGGCGCCCTGGCCGAGGTCGCCGTGGACGGCGCCGGCCGCGAAGCCGCGCTTGGTCAGCTGCTCGGAGACGTCGGCCGCGGTGCGCTTGGTGCGGCAGAAGATCATCGCGAGTCCGCGGCCCTCGGCCTGCATGATCCGCGAGACCATCTCGACCTTGTCGAGCGAGTGCGCGCGGAAGATGTGCTGGGTGGTGTTGGCCACGGTGTGGCCGGTGTCGTCCGGCGCCGCGGCCCGGATGTGGGTCGGCTGGCTCATGTACCGGCGGGCGAGGCTGATCACCTGGCCCGGCATGGTGGCCGAGAACAGCAGGGTCTGCCGCTTGGCGGGCAGCATGGTGATGATCTTCTCGACGTCCGGGAGGAAGCCCAGGTCGAGCATCTCGTCGGCCTCGTCCAGCACCAGCGCGCGGACCTGCGAGAGGTCCAGCTTGCGCTGGCCGGCCAGGTCGAGCAGCCGGCCCGGGGTGCCGACGATGATGTCGACGCCCTTGCGCAGCGCCTCGACCTGCGGCTCGTACGCCCGGCCGCCGTAGATGGCGAGCACGCGGACGTTGCGGACCTTGCCCGCGGTCTGCAGGTCGTTGGTGACCTGGGTGCAGAGCTCGCGGGTCGGGACGACGATGAGCGCCTGGGGGCTCTCGGAGAGCTGCTCCTCGGTGGCCCGGCCGGCGTCGACGTCCGCGCGGACGACGACCCGCTCGATCAGCGGGAGGCCGAATCCGAGGGTCTTGCCGGTGCCGGTCTTGGCCTGGCCGATGACGTCGTGCCCGGTCAGCGCGACCGGGAGGGTCATCTCCTGGATGGGGAACGGGTGGATGATGCCGACGGCCTCCAGGGCCTCGGCGGTCTCCGGGAGGATCCCCAGGTCCCGGAAAGTGGTCTTGGTGGGTTCAGCGGTGGTGGACAGGGTGCTGCCTCTTCCATATGCGGGGGCCGAGAGCGAGAGAGCGGCGGGCGGCCATACCGCTGTGTCGGGCCCGGCGAAGGGCCGCTCGTCACAGCTGTGGGTCGCACACCGCGCCGGTCCCTGTTGCCTGCTGACCCGCGCGACCCGGTGAAGGGCGCGTGGTCCGGCGGCGTGGGGGAGGATTCCCGTGAGGGGACGGCGCGGGACCTGCGCCGTGCGGCGCGGTCCGCGGCGGCCCTCGCTCGGCCACTGATGCGGTGCCAAGGCCCGAAGTCCAGGCCATGGTCGGAGCCGATCGGGTCTCCGACCGGGCATCCGCGTACGTGAGTGCCTGACTCCGTACGGAGCACGTCTGCGCGGCCTGTCCGGAAGGGACGGGCCGCGCGAGTACACCAGGCCTCACTACCACCATACAGTCCAGCGCCGACTCGAACACGTGACGCGCCTTACCCGGCCGGTGGGCGGGGGTCGGGCCGGGCCGCCGGCCGCGCCGGCCCGGCGGTCGGGGACGGGTGCCGGGGCGGGGCGGAGAGCGTCCGGCGGTCTAAGGTGACGTGCCATGGAGACTCAGGAACCCGGCGAGGGCACCCCGACCGAACCGACCATCCCGGCCGACGCCGAATCGATCGGCGACTGGGCGACCTGCGCGGCCGATCCGGGCTACCGGGCCGCGGTGCTCGACCTGCTCGGCGCGCTCGCCTACGGCGAGCTGAGCGCCTTCGAGCGGCTGGCCGAGGACGCCAAGTTCGCCCCGGGCCTGGTCGACAAGGCCGCGCTGGCCCGGATGGCGTCGGCGGAGTTCCAGCACTACCAGCTGCTGAACGACCGGATCGCCGAGGTCGGGGCCGACCCGACCGAGGTGATGACGCCGTTCGTCGAGCCGCTGGAGGCCTTCCACCGGCTGACCGCGCCCTCCGACTGGCTGGAGGGCCTGGTCAAGGCCTACGTCGGCGACGCCATCGCGACCGACTTCTACCGCGAGGTGGCCGTCCGCCTCGACGACGACACCCGGGACCTCGTGCTCCGGGTGATGGCCGAGACCGGCCACGCGGCGTTCGCCGTGGACCGGGTCCGGCAGGCGATCGAGGACGACCCCCGGGTCGGCGGACGGCTGGCGCTCTGGGGCCGCCGGCTGATGGGCGAGGCGCTCAGCCAGGCCCAGCGGGTGGTCGCCGAGCGCGACGCGCTGTCCAACCTGCTGGTCGGGGGTGCCCAGGTGAAGGGCTTCGACCTGGTCGAGGTCGGCAAGATGTTCAACCGGATCACCGAGGCGCACACCAAGCGGATGGCGGCCCTGGGCCTCGCGTCCTGACCGTCTCGTCCATCCCGGCCGGGTCCCGATCGCCCCGGCCGTCCGGAGCCCGCCGTGCCCGCTCAGGCGTGCCGGTGCCGCCGGTGGCCGCCGCGCCGGGGCGCCTGGTCCGGCCGGGCCAGCACCGAGACCAGCAGCACCGAGCTGACCGAGGAGATCACCAGCGCCGCGGCGGTCTGCTGCCCGTCGAAGGCGTAGCGGGCGATCAGGCCGCCGAGCAGGGCGGCCACCAGGGCCGTCGAGACGGTCAGGCTCCGGCCGGCCGGGAAGTACCCCGGGCGCAGCAGCGGGGCTCCGATGCCGACGGTCAGGCCGATCAGGGCGTAGGCGATCGTCTCCAGGTACACGGGCTGCCTCCCGGGGGCGCGATGGGTGCCGTCCCCTCGCCATACCCGGCGGGCACCGGCGGTACGCGCCGGGGTGCGAAAACGGCGGTGTCCCGCGCCCTTTGGGGAGGGAGCGGGACACCGCCGTTTCGACTCGGGCGCCTCAGAGGGTGCCGAAGCCCACCTTGCGGGCGGCCGGCTCGCCGATCTCCACGTACGCCAGGCGCTCGGCCGGGACGAGGACGCGACGGCCGTGCTCGTCGGTGAGGGAGAGGAGCTTCTCGGTGCCCTCCAGCGCCTTGGCGACGGCGCTCGCGACCTCGTCAGCGCTCAGCGAGCTCTCGATCACGATGTCGCGGGGCGCGTTCTGCACGCCGATCTTGACCTCCACGGCTTCCATCCCTCCGGGGTTGCAACAGCCATGCGCACCACCTCGAACAGCTGTCCGCGGCCCTTGCGCCGTACGGCTTCACCATAGAGCACGGCTCGGGCCGCGCGGCGAAGGTCCGCTGATCAGCTGTCCGCGGACTCCTCGTCGTCCCCCTCGGAGCCCGGCTCCTGCGGGTGCATCGGGAAGCCCTTGAGACCGCGCCACGCCAGGCTGGCGACCAGCCGGACCGCCTCGTCCCGGGGGATCTCCTGGCCCTGCGAGAGCCAGTAGCGGGCGGTGATCTGGGCCAGGCCGCAGACGCCGGCGGCCAGCAGCTTGGCCTCCGCGTCGGGCAGGTCGGTGTCCTCGGCGATCACCTTGCTGACCAGGGTGGCGCTGAGGTCGCTGGCCCGCTCCACGCGCTCGCGCACCGCGGGCTCGTTGGTCAGGTCCGACTCGAAGACCAGCCGGAAGGCGCCGGACTCGCTGGAGACGTAGTGGAAGTACGCCTCCATCGTCGCGGCGACCCGCAGCTTGTTGTCGGTGGTCGCGGCGAGCGCCTCGCGGGTGGCGTCGACCAGGGCGTCGCAGTGCTTGTCGAGGAGCGCGAGGTAGAGCTCCAGCTTGCCCGGGAAGTGCTGGTAGAGCACCGGCTTGCTGACTCCGGCGCGGTCGGCGATGTCGTCCATGGCCGCAGAGTGGTAACCCTGGGCGACGAACACCTCCTGAGCAGCACCGAGCAGTTGTTCACGGCGGGCGCTTCGCGGCAGGCGAGCACCGCGCGGGCGCTCCTGCGCCTCCTGGATGGCCGTCACGGCGCTCCTCACTTCACGGTCGGACATGGCTGGCAGGGCCATTGATTCTACTTTTCGGTAACCAGGTCTGCTCCCGGTGGTGCCGAGCAAAACGCAGAAACAGCCTTGTCGGGAGCCCACAATACGGTCCGGACCTGGGCTGTCCACAGGGTGAGATCCGGCCCGGTGGCCGGTAGTGCCGGGTACCTGCTTACTACCATCGTGCTCCATGAGTGCTGAGCCGTTGGGGTCCGAATCCGAATCGTTCCGAACCGTGCTGGTGCCGGGTGCCGAGCTGGCCGTCCGCGGCCCGCTCGACGGGGCCCGGGACGGGCTGCCGCCGGCGCTGTACGTGCACGGTCTCGGCGGCTCGGCCGACAACTGGACCGAGCTGATGACCGAGCTGACCGGCCTGGTCGCGGGGGAGGCCCTGGACCTGCCCGGCTTCGGCTGGTCCGCGCCCCCGTCGGACGGCAACCTCTCGGTCTCCGGGCACGCCCGGGCCGTGATCGGGTACCTGGAGCAGTCCGGCCGCGGACCGGTCCACCTGTTCGGCAACTCGCTGGGCGGCGCCGTGTCGGTCCGGGTGGCCGCCGTCCGGCCCGACCTCGTCCGCAGCCTGACGCTGATCTCCCCGGCCCTGCCCGAGCTGCCTCCGCAGCGCAGCGCCTGGCCGACCGGCCTGCTCGCGGTGCCCGGCCTGCCCGCGCTGCTCGGCCGGGCCCCGGACCGGCGCCGCGGCGTCGAGGCCGCCACCGACAGCCTGCTGCGGCTGGTGTACGCGGACCCGGCTGCCATACCGGCCGAGCGCCGCGCCCGGGCGGTGGCCGAGTACCGGCGGCGGATGGCGCTGCCGTACGCGCTGCAGGTGCTGGCCGGCTCGGCGCGCGGTGTGGTCACGGCCTACACCGAGCGCGGCGACCAGTCGCTCTGGCGGCAGGCCGCGCAGGTACGGGTGCCGGTGCTGCTGGTGTACGGGCTGCGGGACAAGCTGGTCTCGTACCGCTCCGCGAAGCGGGCCTTCGAGGCCTTCGCGGACGCCCGGCTGCTGGTGCTGCCGGACTCGGGGCACGTGGCGATGATGGAACACCCGGCGCAGGTGGCCAGGGCCGTCCGGGAGTTCCTCGCGGAGATCTGATGCGCGGCGCCCGGCCTCGGGCCGGTGAACGCCGGAGAACGCCCCAGGTCACGCCGGTTCACTCGTTCAGGTGGCAACCAGGCAGGTGAGCGAGGAGATGCGCCTTGCTCGTTCTACCTTCGTGCTGTCAGACCGAACAGGTGTGGGGGGAGCAGCGGCCGTCGGGTTGTGCGGCGGCCGCACAGCGGATCCGGGTGCCGTGGCCACGGGGAGTGGCGGCGGCGCCGTCCGGGGCCGTTGCCTTTCTGAGCATTGGTGTCACTGGTTGATCAGGCTCCCTGTGTCGTAGTCGTTGAACCCAGGTCGAACGCTCTGCTCTGGAGGCGTCGTGCGCATCGCTCTGCTCACCGAGAGCACCTATTCGAACGCACAGCGTGGCGACGGCTGGTGCGGCCGACTGGCCGACGGGCTGGTCGAGCACGAGTTCCAGCTGTACCTGCTGGCCCGTGGAGAGCGGACCGATCCGGTCGGGCCGAGCCCCGAGCGGCCGCCGGTGCGCGGGCTGTCGGCGGTGCACGAGCTGGCGATGTGGGGCCGCCGGCCGGCCGGCCACAGGCCCTCGGCCCACCGCCGGCGGCTCTACCGCAAGGCCTACGAGCAACTGGTGCGCGCCCTGGTGCTGCCGGGGGAGCGGGCGTCCTTCGGGCCCGGCCTGTACCGCCTCGCCGAGCTGGCCCGGACGGACGGCGGGCTGCCCGCCTTCCTCGCCTCCGGGCACGCCCAGCGCGTCCTGGAGCGGGTCTGGCGCTCGCCGGGGGCGGACACCGCGGCGGGCCGGCCGCTGGTCCGGGACGTCCTGGTGGCGGCGGACCTGCTGGAGCAGTGCCTGCGCCCGCTGTCGGCCGACTGGTACGGAACCGGGCCGGCCGGGATCGGCTCGGCCGACCTGTGCCACGTGGTCGGCGGCGGCCCGGCGGCCCTGCCCGCCCTGGTGGCCAAGCAGCTGCACGGCATCCCCTTCCTGGTCACCGAGCACGGCCTGCACCTGCGCGAGCAGTACCGCAGCTACCGGACCGCGCCGTACCGCTGGCCGGTCCGGGCGCTGCTGCTGTCCTTCTTCCGGCAGCTCACCGGGGAGACCTACCGGCAGGCCGCCGTGCTCACCCCCGGCAGCGCCTACGACCAGCAGTGGCAGCAGCGCTGCGGGGCCGAACCGGACCGGATCAGAGTGGTCCACGAAGGCACCCCCGCGGTGGCCCGCGAGGCCGCCGGAGCCGAGCCCGAGTCGCCCACCCTGGTGTGGGCCGGCGCGCTGGAGCCCGGGCGGGACCCGGAGCTGGTGCTGCACGCCTTCGCCCGGATCCGGGAGGAGCTGCCCGGGGCCCGGCTGCGGATGTACGGGGAGGAGGGCGTCCCCGGCTACCGCGCGCACTGCGTGGCCGTCGCCGAGCGCCTCGGCATCGCCGCGGCGGTCCGGTTCGAGGGGCGGCCCGGATCGCCGGCCGAGGCCTGGCAGGCCGGCCGGCTGGTGGTCTTCTCGGCCCTGGCCCAGCGCAGCCCGCGGCTGCTGGCCGACGCGATGCTCAGTGGACGCGCGGTGGTCGCCACCGATGTCGGGGTGGCGCGCGAGGTGGTCGGGCCGACCGGCCTGCTGGTGCCGCCGCGCAGCCCGACGGCGCTGGCCGGCGCCTGCCTGGCGCTGCTCGGGGACGAGGAGCGGCGGGCCAGACTCGGCCTGGCGGGCCGGCTGCGCGCGCAGGAACGGTTCGCGGTGGAGCCGGAGGCCACCGCCTTCCGGGAGATCTACCTGGAGCTGGTCTCCCGCTGGCCGGCCTTCCCGGCGGGCGAGCGGCTGCAGCCCTTCGCCCGCCCCGCCGAGTACTGGGTGGCCGGGGCCGCGCAGTCCGGGCCGCCAGCCGGGCCGACCGCCGGGGAGAGCACATCGGGCGAGGCCGCCGGCCGGGGCGCCCCGGCGTCGGGCGCCCTGGCCGAGGCGGTCTGATGTCCGGGCGCGGGCCACGCCTGGACAAGGGCGCGCGGCGGCCTGCGGTCGGCGCCCTGGCCGAGGCCCCGCCCGCCGACCCGGTCCGGGAGCTGCTCACCCGGCACCGCGAGGTCTGCGAGCAGGCCGTGGACGCGCTGGAGATCGCCGCCGCGCTGGAGGACGCCGGTATCGGCGCGGGCACGGCCGGCCACTACCGCCACGCGGACGTCTTCGGGCTGGCCGAGGAGCTCTACGCCAGGGTCCCGCGCCGCCCCCCGCCACCGGGTCCGCCGGAGCGGCCCGAGCCATGGGCCCGCGGCGTGGGCCGGGCCGTACGCGGTGCGGTCCGGCACGGGCTGCCGGCGGCGCTGCTGCTCGGGCTCGGCCTCGCGCTGCCCCGGCTCGGCGGGGCGGCCGCGCTCGTCCTGCTGCTGCTCGCGGCCGTCCCGCTGGCCCGGGCCGCGCCCGTCGGCGGTGCCGCCCTGCGGTGCGGCTACGGGCTGGGGCTCGCCCTGCTGCTGGCCCCGACGGTGCTGCCCGGGGCGGGCGCCGTGGACGGTCTGCTGGCGGCCGTCGAGGTGCTGTGCCTGGGCCCGGCGGGCCGGTCCGCGGGCTGGCTGCTGCGGACCGGGCGGGGCCATCTCGGCTCGGCCGCCACCCTGGCGGAGTTCCGGGCCCGGATGCGCCCGGTGCTGCCGGTCGCCGTGCTGCTGCACCTGGCGGTGGTCGGGATGCTGACCTTCGCCGCGCTGGCGGTCGTGGGAGCGCGGGCGCCCCGGCCGGGGCCGGCCGGTGGCCTGCTGCACGACGCCGCCCTGCGGGCGAGCACCGCGCAGTGGGGCGCGCAGGCCGCGGTCGCCCTGCTGCTGGTGCTGGTCACCGCGCTGTGGGGCAGCGGGCGGGCGGTCCTGGCCGCCTGTGTGCCGGTGGCGGCCGGGGTGGCCGCGCTGGTGCTCGGCGTGCTGCTGCCGCAGGAGGGCGCCGCGGGTGCGCGGCTGCTGGCCTGCGGCGGGGCGGCGGCGCTGCTGGCGCCGTACACCTGGTCGCTGTTCGGCCGCCCCGGGGCGTACCGGGCGGTCCTCGGGCCGCCCGGCGGCTGACCCGGGGGTCCCGGTCGCCGCGCCGCGGTCGACCGTCCTGTCGAGACAAGCCGCCCCGGGCGTCCGTGCCCGGGGCTTCATGGAAGGACACCCCCGATGAGGGTGCTGCTGTTGGGCGCCGACGGTTTTATCGGCCGCCGGGTCGCCGAGCGTCTGCTGGTCGATCCGGGCATGCAGGTCACGGTGCTCGGCCGACGGGACTCGGCCGACATCCGCTTCGACCTGACGGCGGGCAGTCCCGGTGCGCTGGCCCGGTTCCTGGACGCGGTGGCCCCCCAGGTGGTGGTCAACTGCGCCGGAGCGACGTACGGCACCTCGCGGTTGCTGATCCAGGCGAACACGCTGGCCGTCGCCACCGTCTGCGAGGCGATCCGGCGCAGCCGGGAGCCGGCCCGGCTGGTGCACATCGGGTCGGCCGCCGAGTACGGGCCGGTGCAGCCGGGCGGGCCGATCCCGGAGACTGCGGAGCCCCGGCCGGTCGGCCCGTACGGGGTGTCCAAGCTGGCCGGGACGGAGCTGGTGCTGGCCTCGGGGCTGGACGCCCTGGTGCTGCGGATCTTCGACGTGGTGGGGCCCGGTTCGCCGACGGCCTCGCTGTTCGGGCGGCTGGCCGAGGGCTTGCGGCGGGCGCTGGAGCAGGACGAGCTGCAGATCCGGATGCCGGACCTGTCCGGGTACCGGGACTTCGTGGACGTCCGGGACGTGGCGCGGGCGATCCAGTCCGCCGCCGTGTCGGCCGCCACCGGTGTGATCAACATCGGCAGCGGGCACGCCGTCCGGGCCCGGGAGGCCGCCCACCTGCTGGTCCGGGCCTCCGGGTTCGAGGGGTCGCTGGCGGAGGACGGCGGCCGGCCGGTGTACGTCCCCGCGCAGGCGGGCCCGGGCGGGGACGGTTTCCGGGCGTCGGAGCCGCGCCCGGTGCCGGAGTCGGTGGCCTGGCGGCAGGCCGACGTCCGGACCGCCCGGGACCGTCTCGGCTGGCGGACGCAGGTGCCGCTGGAGGAGTCGCTCGGAGACGTCTGGCTGGAGACGGCCTGCCGGGTCTGAGGGCCCGACCGGCCGCCGCCGCAAGCCTGTTGGGGCCGATCGCGGGCGCTCGGGACGGTCCCACCATCCGGTGCGGGGTGTCTCGCCCATCGGACATGCTGTCTCGGAATACCGGGGGCACGTGACACTGTTGGCGTAGGCAATACCGAACTGACGACCATCGGAGTTTCCGTGTCGCTGCCACCCCTGGTCGAGCCGGCCGCCGAGCTCACCGTCGACGAGGTCCGCAGGTACTCACGCCACCTGATCATCCCCGACGTGGGCATGGACGGGCAGAAGCGCCTCAAGAACGCCAAGGTGCTCTGTGTCGGCGCCGGCGGCCTCGGCTCGCCCGCCCTGATGTACCTGGCCGCGGCCGGTGTCGGCACGCTCGGCATCGTCGAGTTCGACACCGTCGACGAGTCCAACCTGCAGCGCCAGATCATCCACGGCCAGTCCGACATCGGGCGCTCCAAGGCCGAGTCCGCCCGCGACTCGGTCAAGGAGATCAACCCCTACGTCGAGGTGATCCTGCACGAGGACCGCCTGGACAACTCCAACGTGATGGAGATCTTCGCCGGCTACGACCTGATCGTGGACGGCACGGACAACTTCGCCACCCGGTACCTGGTGAACGACGCAGCGGTGCTGCTCGGCAAGCCGTACGTGTGGGGCTCGATCTACCGCTTCGACGGCCAGGCCAGCGTGTTCTGGGCCGATCACGGTCCCTGCTACCGCTGCCTCTACCCGGAGGCCCCGCCGCCGGGCATGGTCCCGTCCTGCGCCGAGGGCGGCGTGCTGGGCGTGCTCTGCGCGTCCATCGGCTCGATCCAGGTCACCGAGGCGATCAAGCTGCTGGCCGGTGTCGGCGAGCCGCTGGTCGGCCGGCTGATGATCTACGACGCCCTGGAGATGACCTACCGCCAGGTGAAGGTCCGCAAGGACCCGAACTGCGCGCTCTGCGGTGAGAACCCGAC
Proteins encoded:
- a CDS encoding DUF3492 domain-containing protein; translation: MRIALLTESTYSNAQRGDGWCGRLADGLVEHEFQLYLLARGERTDPVGPSPERPPVRGLSAVHELAMWGRRPAGHRPSAHRRRLYRKAYEQLVRALVLPGERASFGPGLYRLAELARTDGGLPAFLASGHAQRVLERVWRSPGADTAAGRPLVRDVLVAADLLEQCLRPLSADWYGTGPAGIGSADLCHVVGGGPAALPALVAKQLHGIPFLVTEHGLHLREQYRSYRTAPYRWPVRALLLSFFRQLTGETYRQAAVLTPGSAYDQQWQQRCGAEPDRIRVVHEGTPAVAREAAGAEPESPTLVWAGALEPGRDPELVLHAFARIREELPGARLRMYGEEGVPGYRAHCVAVAERLGIAAAVRFEGRPGSPAEAWQAGRLVVFSALAQRSPRLLADAMLSGRAVVATDVGVAREVVGPTGLLVPPRSPTALAGACLALLGDEERRARLGLAGRLRAQERFAVEPEATAFREIYLELVSRWPAFPAGERLQPFARPAEYWVAGAAQSGPPAGPTAGESTSGEAAGRGAPASGALAEAV
- a CDS encoding NAD-dependent epimerase/dehydratase family protein produces the protein MRVLLLGADGFIGRRVAERLLVDPGMQVTVLGRRDSADIRFDLTAGSPGALARFLDAVAPQVVVNCAGATYGTSRLLIQANTLAVATVCEAIRRSREPARLVHIGSAAEYGPVQPGGPIPETAEPRPVGPYGVSKLAGTELVLASGLDALVLRIFDVVGPGSPTASLFGRLAEGLRRALEQDELQIRMPDLSGYRDFVDVRDVARAIQSAAVSAATGVINIGSGHAVRAREAAHLLVRASGFEGSLAEDGGRPVYVPAQAGPGGDGFRASEPRPVPESVAWRQADVRTARDRLGWRTQVPLEESLGDVWLETACRV
- the moeZ gene encoding adenylyltransferase/sulfurtransferase MoeZ, translating into MSLPPLVEPAAELTVDEVRRYSRHLIIPDVGMDGQKRLKNAKVLCVGAGGLGSPALMYLAAAGVGTLGIVEFDTVDESNLQRQIIHGQSDIGRSKAESARDSVKEINPYVEVILHEDRLDNSNVMEIFAGYDLIVDGTDNFATRYLVNDAAVLLGKPYVWGSIYRFDGQASVFWADHGPCYRCLYPEAPPPGMVPSCAEGGVLGVLCASIGSIQVTEAIKLLAGVGEPLVGRLMIYDALEMTYRQVKVRKDPNCALCGENPTVTELIDYEAFCGVVSEEAQAAAQGATITSKQLKAWLDEDEDIFLIDVREPNEYEIVSIPGATLIPKNEFLMGTALEKMPQDKKIVLHCKTGVRSAEVLAVLKSAGFGDAVHLGGGVIGWVNQIEPHKPVY